The Vicia villosa cultivar HV-30 ecotype Madison, WI linkage group LG1, Vvil1.0, whole genome shotgun sequence genome includes a region encoding these proteins:
- the LOC131643608 gene encoding ABC transporter C family member 10-like: protein MTGFWSVFCTESVCSKSCTIYDIKFLIDPSSCINHFLISCFDVLLLITLLCIMIHKTLLKPYQSLITHRERYSNLQLVSAITSGVLGLVHLFYGIWILEDKLRKNQTVLPLDLWLLELFQGLTWLLVGLTLTLKFKQFPRAWLMVFSILMFLVSGISFLISLLYVILGIQLSVKVALDVLSFPVAILLLFCTYKESKYRDTDREIDEGLDTPLNREANKNHFVSGVTLFAKAGFFSRMSFWWLNSLMKRGKEKTLQDEDVPKLREEDRAESCYSLFLDILNKQKQKDGSSQPSVLKTIILCHWREILISGFFALLKVLALSSGPLLLNSFILVAEGYESFKYEGFVLAIALFVIKIVESLSQRQWYFRSRLVGLKVRSLLTAAVYKKQLRLSNSARLMHSSGEIMNYVTVDAYRIGEFPYWFHQTWTTSFQLCISLAILFRAVGLATIASLLVIVITVLCNTPLAKLQHKFQSKLMVAQDARLKAISEALVNMKVLKLYAWEISFKNSIEGLRNEELKWLSAVQLRKAYNTFLFWSSPVLVSAATFGACYFLNVPLHANNVFTFVATLRLVQDPIRSIPDVIGVVIQAKVAFTRILKFLEAPELQSESVRNKCSDGNIRGSISIKSSEFSWEDSNVSKSTLRNINLEVSPGQKVAICGEVGSGKSSLLAAILREVPNTHGKMDVYGEFAYVSQTAWIQTGSIRDNILFGSHMDAQKYQETLHRSSLVKDIELFPHGDLTEIGERGVNLSGGQKQRIQLARALYQDADIYLLDDPFSAVDAHTATNLFNEYIIKGLAGKTVLLVTHQVDFLPAFDVVLLMSDGEILHAAPYHNLLTLSKDFQDLVNSHKETVGSEQHIDATSSERHSSSAKEIRKTYVEKEKQFEAPKGNQLIKQEEREIGNHGFKPYLQYLNQNKGYTYFLIASLLNLIFMICQILQNSWMAANVDNPKVSTLRLILVYLLIGVTSTVFLFMRSLLTVALGLQSSKSLFLQLLNSLFRAPMAFYDSTPLGRILSRVSSDLSIVDLDVPFGLLLAVVATMSCYASLTVLAVVTWQVLFVSIPMIYFALRLQRYYFATAKELMRMNGTTKSFIANHLAESVAGAVTIRAFEEEDRFFVKNLDLIDINATPFFHSFAANEWLILQLEIVSAVVLASASLCMVVLPTGTFSSGVIGMALSYGLSLNASLVFSIQFQCNIANYIISVERLSQYMHVPSEAPELIEGNRPPVNWPVVGKVEIKELQIRYRPDAPLVLRGITCTFEGGHKIGVVGRTGSGKTTLIGALFRLVEPAGGKIIVDGIDISSVGLHDLRSRFGIIPQDPTLFNGTVRYNLDPLSQHRDQEIWEVLGKCQLQEAVQEKEGGLDSSVVEDGANWSMGQRQLFCLGRALLRKSQILVLDEATASIDNATDLILQKTIRIEFADCTVITVAHRIPTVMDCTKVLSISDGKLVEYDEPMKLMKREGSLFGKLVKEYWSHFQSAESH, encoded by the exons atgacCGGATTTTGGAGTGTGTTTTGCACTGAATCTGTTTGTTCAAAGTCTTGCACTATTTATGATATTAAGTTTCTCATTGATCCTTCCTCATGTATCAACCATTTCTTAATATCTTGTTTTGATGTCTTGCTACTCATCACGCTCCTATGTATAATGATCCACAAGACGTTATTGAAACCATATCAGAGTCTTATTACACATAGGGAAAGATATTCAAATCTGCAACTAGTTTCTGCCATAACCAGTGGTGTTCTTGGCTTGGTGCATTTATTTTATGGCATTTGGATTTTAGAAGACAAGTTGAGGAAAAACCAAACTGTATTGCCTCTTGATTTGTGGTTGCTGGAATTATTTCAGGGATTAACATGGTTGTTAGTTGGTTTAACATTAACTCTTAAGTTTAAGCAATTTCCAAGAGCATGGTTAATGGTTTTTTCTATTCTTATGTTCTTGGTTTCTGGTATAAGCTTTCTTATATCTTTGCTTTATGTAATCCTCGGTATACAATTGTCGGTCAAggtagcattagatgttctatCTTTTCCTGTGGCAATTTTATTGCTATTTTGCACATATAAGGAATCTAAGTATAGAGATACTGACAGAGAAATCGATGAAGGCCTTGACACCCCTTTAAATAGAGAGGCgaataaaaatcattttgttaGCGGTGTGACGCTATTTGCAAAAGCTGGATTCTTCAGTAGGATGTCATTTTGGTGGTTGAATTCATTGATGAAGAGAGGTAAAGAGAAAACACTTCAGGACGAAGATGTACCCAAGTTGAGGGAGGAAGATAGAGCAGAAAGTTGCTATTCACTGTTTCTAGACATATTGAACAAGCAGAAACAGAAGGATGGATCCTCACAACCATCTGTTTtgaaaacaattattttatgTCATTGGAGAGAAATTTTGATTTCTGGATTCTTTGCACTTCTTAAGGTACTTGCACTGTCCTCTGGACCTTTGCTTTTGAATTCCTTTATATTGGTCGCCGAGGGTTATGAGAGTTTCAAATACGAAGGTTTTGTATTGGCCATAGCactttttgttataaaaattgttGAATCACTGTCACAAAGGCAGTGGTACTTCCGCTCGAGACTTGTAGGTCTCAAAGTTAGGTCGCTGCTAACTGCAGCCGTTTACAAAAAACAACTGAGGTTATCCAATTCTGCTAGATTGATGCACTCTAGCGGTGAAATAATGAATTATGTGACTGTGGATGCTTATAGAATCGGAGAGTTTCCGTATTGGTTTCACCAAACATGGACTACTAGCTTCCAGCTATGTATCTCATTAGCAATACTTTTCCGTGCTGTTGGGCTAGCTACAATTGCCTCCTTGCTTGTGATAGTTATCACAGTACTTTGCAATACACCACTTGCAAAGTTACAACACAAGTTTCAAAGCAAACTAATGGTGGCACAAGATGCGAGATTGAAGGCTATTTCTGAGGCTCTTGTTAACATGAAGGTGCTGAAGTTGTATGCATGGGAAATCAGCTTTAAAAATTCTATAGAAGGATTAAGGAATGAGGAACTCAAATGGTTGTCTGCAGTGCAATTGAGAAAGGCATACAACACATTTCTCTTTTGGTCATCTCCTGTTTTGGTCTCTGCTGCTACGTTTGGAGCGTGTTATTTTCTTAACGTTCCTTTGCATGCGAATAATGTTTTCACTTTTGTGGCAACTTTACGCCTTGTTCAAGATCCAATTAGATCAATTCCCGATGTTATTGGGGTGGTCATTCAGGCAAAAGTTGCATTCACTCGGATTCTAAAATTTCTTGAGGCTCCTGAACTGCAGAGTGAAAGCGTTAGGAATAAGTGTTCTGATGGCAATATAAGGggatcaatttcaatcaagtcttctGAATTTTCATGGGAAGATAGTAATGTATCAAAGTCAACTTTGAGAAATATAAATTTGGAAGTTAGCCCTGGACAAAAGGTCGCGATTTGTGGAGAGGTTGGCTCAGGAAAATCATCTCTCTTAGCAGCAATTCTCAGAGAAGTTCCTAACACTCATGGGAAA ATGGATGTTTATGGGGAGTTTGCATATGTGTCTCAAACAGCATGGATACAAACAGGTTCAATAAGGGATAATATATTGTTTGGCTCACATATGGATGCTCAAAAATATCAGGAAACACTTCACAGATCTTCACTTGTGAAAGACATCGAGTTGTTTCCCCATGGTGATCTCACTGAAATAGGAGAGAGAGGGGTTAACTTGAGTGGTGGTCAGAAGCAGCGAATTCAACTTGCTCGTGCTCTTTATCAGGATGCTGATATATATCTCTTGGACGACCCATTCAGTGCTGTTGATGCACACACTGCCACAAATTTGTTTAAT GAATACATTATTAAAGGACTTGCTGGGAAGACGGTCTTGCTTGTAACTCATCAAGTTGATTTCCTTCCAGCATTTGATGTTGTTTTG TTGATGTCAGATGGAGAAATCTTACACGCTGCTCCTTATCATAATTTGTTGACCTTGAGCAAAGATTTTCAGGATCTTGTGAATTCTCACAAAGAAACTGTTGGTTCTGAGCAGCATATAGATGCTACTTCTTCTGAAAGACATTCAAGTTCTGCTAAAGAGATAAGAAAAACATATGTGGAGAAGGAAAAACAATTCGAAGCACCAAAAGGCAATCAATTGATTaagcaagaagagagagagataGGAAACCACGGGTTTAAGCCATACTTACAGTATCTGAATCAGAACAAAGGATACACATACTTCTTGATCGCTTCTCTTTTAAACCTTATATTTATGATTTGTCAGATATTGCAAAACTCTTGGATGGCTGCTAATGTTGACAATCCTAAAGTCAGCACTCTGAGACTGATTCTAGTTTACTTGTTGATTGGAGTTACTTCAACTGTGTTCTTATTCATGAGAAGTCTTCTTACAGTTGCTCTGGGTCTTCAGTCTTCGAAATCTTTGTTTTTACAGCTACTAAACTCCCTTTTCCGTGCACCTATGGCGTTTTATGATTCCACACCTTTGGGACGGATACTCAGCAGA GTCTCTTCTGATCTTAGCATTGTTGATCTTGATGTTCCATTTGGTCTTCTTCTCGCTGTGGTTGCTACTATGAGTTGTTATGCAAGTCTAACTGTTTTAGCTGTTGTTACTTGGCAAGTCTTGTTTGTCTCCATACCGATGATTTATTTTGCATTGCGCTTGCAG AGATACTACTTTGCTACAGCAAAAGAACTGATGCGGATGAATGGCACAACAAAATCCTTTATAGCTAATCATCTTGCAGAATCTGTTGCTGGAGCTGTGACAATAAGGgcttttgaagaagaagatcgctTTTTCGTAAAGAACCTTGATCTAATTGATATCAACGCTACTCCTTTCTTTCATAGTTTTGCCGCAAACGAATGGTTGATTCTGCAGTTAGAAATAGTAAGTGCAGttgttcttgcatctgcttcACTTTGCATGGTTGTACTTCCAACCGGAACATTCTCCTCCG GAGTTATTGGCATGGCTCTCTCCTATGGTCTTTCACTTAATGCGTCCTTAGTATTTTCAATTCAATTCCAATGCAATATAGCAAATTATATAATATCAGTGGAGAGGTTAAGCCAATATATGCATGTACCAAGTGAAGCTCCAGAACTAATCGAAGGAAATCGTCCTCCGGTGAATTGGCCAGTTGTTGGTAAAGTAGAAATAAAGGAACTACag ATACGGTATAGGCCTGATGCTCCACTAGTACTCCGCGGGATCACATGTACATTTGAAGGAGGACACAAAATTGGTGTAGTCGGTCGCACAGGAAGTGGCAAGACCACTCTTATTGGTGCTTTATTTCGTCTAGTTGAACCAGCGGGCGGAAAAATAATTGTTGATGGCATTGACATTAGCTCCGTTGGACTTCATGATTTGAGGTCGCGTTTTGGTATTATACCCCAGGACCCTACTCTTTTTAATGGAACAGTCAGATACAATTTGGATCCGTTATCTCAACATCGTGATCAAGAGATATGGGAG GTTCTTGGGAAGTGTCAGTTGCAAGAGGCTGTGCAAGAGAAAGAAGGTGGTTTAGATTCCTCAG TTGTTGAAGATGGTGCGAATTGGAGTATGGGACAACGACAGTTATTCTGTTTGGGCCGCGCTTTACTGAGGAAAAGTCAAATATTGGTGTTGGATGAAGCAACAGCATCAATTGATAATGCAACTGACTTGATTCTGCAGAAAACCATTAGGATTGAGTTTGCTGATTGTACGGTAATCACAGTTGCTCACAGGATACCAACTGTGATGGATTGCACCAAAGTTCTTTCCATCAGTGATG GAAAACTGGTAGAGTATGATGAGCCAATGAAGTTGATGAAGAGAGAAGGATCCTTGTTTGGGAAGCTTGTCAAAGAATACTGGTCTCATTTTCAATCCGCGGAATCTCATTAA